The genomic segment CTGATTTATCAAGTCGAGGAGGAGCAGCAGGCGAAGCGCGAGGCAGAGCTGAAGATGCTTCAAGCTCAAATCAACCCTCACTTTCTGTTCAACACGTTAAATTCCTTGAAATGGAGCGCAATGATGAGCGGGAACGAAAATGTGGAGCAAGGGATCGCGTCTTTATCCGAGCTGCTCCATAATACGATTTTGGATACTGAAGAAATGATTACGCTGGAAAAGGAAATCGACAACTTAATGCATTATGCCGTCATCCAGCGCATGAGATATGGCGACTCGTTTAAGCTCGCCTGCCGCATGAGCGATGACCAGCTGTATCAATGCCAAGTTCCACGCTTCATTCTTCAGCCGATTGTAGAAAATTCAATCTTGCATGCGGGCAGCGGGGAAGGCCGCAGAGTACATATTACCGTAGACGGATCGATTAACGAGGGCAGGCTGCTGCTTCAAATTTCCGATGATGGCAAAGGCTTCGATATGGCCGAGGTGCAGGAGCGGAAGCATTCCCATGACAAGCTGTCAGGGATAGGGATGAGCAATGTTGAGGAGAGAATACGCCTACATGTAGGAAAGCAATACGGGATTGAAATTTCAAGCGAGCCAGGCCGCGGGACGCAAACGCTAATCAGCTTGCCAATGACGATGAAGGAAGGGATACAACATGTATAAAGTCATTATCGTAGATGATGAGATGATCGTTCGTCATGCTGTCAAAACCATCATAAAATGGGAGGGCAGCCGTTTCGAATACGCAGGCTCTGCTTCGAGCGGGGTATCGGCGATGGAGCTCGTACGAAGATCCAATGCGGATATCGTCATTACCGATATTAAAATGGCGGAAATGGATGGCCTTAAGCTGATTAAATGCTTGCTGGCGGATGGATTTAAAGGCGAAGTTCTCGTCTTAAGCAACTATAATGATTTTGATCTCGTGCGCGAGGCGCTCAAGTTCGGAGCTTACGATTATATGCTCAAGCTTACGTTGAAGACCGAAACGTTTATGCAGACGCTTGAAGAAATGGCGGCTAAGCTGGATGCCAAACGGCGTTATTTTAAACCCCAAACAACGACTGCAGCAGAGCAGGCCGATGGCGAGCTGGCGCAGCTGTATGATTTGTTGAAAAAGCATGATCAAGCAGAGGAGCCTCAGCTGAATGGGAATATTTTTAATCAAAAGGAAAGGCAAGCGATCTCTCGGCTACAAGGCTTATGCTGTTATACATTTACGCTATATATGCCAGAAGGCGAGCACGCTAATTATCAAACGCTAGACTTTCATGAAACGTTAGAGAAGCTTGCCGAAGGGCTGTTCCCGAACAAGCATTTTTTATTTGTATTTCATCCCCGCCCGAACCGTTACACCTTAATCATTTCCACTCCCTTGCTCCAAAATAACGTCGATCCTGAAGAAATAGCCCAACGTTTGATTAAACTGTCGGAAATGTATTATGGACAAGTGATTAGCGTTACTTATGGGCAGCCAGCAACGTCATTTAAACATCTCATCGAGCAAATGAGCTTAAATAGGCAGGCCGAGGCGCTTCGCTTTTATGCGGCTTATCAAGCAGGGTGCCAGTCCAATGCCAGGCTTGCCGCAGATACGAATGAGCGGTTTCGTGAAGCAGAAGCCCAGCTGCGGGAGAGCTTGCGCGGCTCTGGCGACGGTGCGATTGAACGGTGGGTGGAACAAGCTTTTTTATTGATGGAATCCGCCGCCGAGCATGGCATACATTCGAAATCGCTAAAACGCATAGTAGCAGGGGGCATTTGGGGGCTTTCTAATGCAGCAGCCTTGCAAATGGACACGCCTTGGAACGAGAAGGGCTGGATTGAAAAAGTCGAAGCAGCGGACTCCGATTCCAGCTTAAAGCTCATCATTAAAGAGCTTTCGAATGAAATTCTGGACTCTTTAGGACAAGGAGTGCAGCTTTCTGCATCCACTTCTTCTTTGCGCCAGGAAATACGGCAAGCGTTGGCCTACTTGAATAAACATTTTGCGGATCGCGTGTCGATTTCGGATGTAGCGTCCTATGTGGGACTGTCTGAGCCGTATCTTTGCCAGCTGTTCAAGGCAGAAACGGGGAGCAGCATTTTGACCAGGCTCAATGAAATCCGCATGAACAGAGCCTATGACATGCT from the Paenibacillus sp. BIHB 4019 genome contains:
- a CDS encoding response regulator produces the protein MYKVIIVDDEMIVRHAVKTIIKWEGSRFEYAGSASSGVSAMELVRRSNADIVITDIKMAEMDGLKLIKCLLADGFKGEVLVLSNYNDFDLVREALKFGAYDYMLKLTLKTETFMQTLEEMAAKLDAKRRYFKPQTTTAAEQADGELAQLYDLLKKHDQAEEPQLNGNIFNQKERQAISRLQGLCCYTFTLYMPEGEHANYQTLDFHETLEKLAEGLFPNKHFLFVFHPRPNRYTLIISTPLLQNNVDPEEIAQRLIKLSEMYYGQVISVTYGQPATSFKHLIEQMSLNRQAEALRFYAAYQAGCQSNARLAADTNERFREAEAQLRESLRGSGDGAIERWVEQAFLLMESAAEHGIHSKSLKRIVAGGIWGLSNAAALQMDTPWNEKGWIEKVEAADSDSSLKLIIKELSNEILDSLGQGVQLSASTSSLRQEIRQALAYLNKHFADRVSISDVASYVGLSEPYLCQLFKAETGSSILTRLNEIRMNRAYDMLLSGKYLVKQVAIEVGIPDPFYFNRLFRKRYGHPPKNVKSMPPV